A genomic stretch from Candidatus Hydrogenisulfobacillus filiaventi includes:
- a CDS encoding Aluminum resistance protein: MQGMRQGLLATVEPWWAAVDQVVMENSRRVMEAFAASGLAAPDLMGSWGYGYDDRGRAALERIWAAVFGGEAALVRPQWASGTHVLATVLRALLGPGDRLALAGGPVYDTLEPLLFDAAHPLSLPARGVQVEQWDTDDRGRPVPPAGFRGPRPRVVYLQRSRGYQARPSWGEEECRPVLDWAREAGAWTVVDNCYGEFTGTREPPAWGADLAAGSLLKNPGGGIAPTGGYVTGRRELVERVAEGLTAPGLGGEVGPTGSVLRLMLQGLFYAPLAVGEALKGTIYAAALFREAGFAVDPEPERWPRHDIVVAIRLGDPDRVARFCRAVQRWSPVDAGAVPTGWDMPGYRDAVIMAAGGFVPGGSLELSCDAPLRPPYWVYLQGGVNRWHTVLAAEAALAAVQAEA; encoded by the coding sequence GTGCAGGGGATGCGGCAGGGGCTCCTGGCCACGGTGGAGCCCTGGTGGGCGGCGGTGGACCAGGTGGTGATGGAGAACAGCCGGCGGGTGATGGAGGCCTTCGCCGCGTCCGGGTTGGCGGCCCCGGACCTGATGGGCAGTTGGGGGTACGGTTACGACGACCGCGGCCGGGCGGCCCTGGAGCGGATTTGGGCGGCGGTCTTCGGGGGGGAGGCGGCCCTGGTGCGGCCGCAATGGGCCTCGGGGACCCATGTGCTGGCCACGGTACTGCGGGCGCTGCTCGGCCCCGGCGACCGCTTAGCGCTGGCAGGGGGCCCGGTCTACGACACCCTGGAACCGCTGTTGTTCGATGCGGCGCATCCGCTCAGCCTGCCGGCGCGGGGGGTGCAGGTGGAACAGTGGGACACCGACGACCGCGGCCGGCCGGTGCCGCCGGCCGGTTTCCGGGGACCGCGGCCGCGGGTGGTCTATCTGCAGCGGTCCCGCGGGTATCAGGCCCGGCCCTCCTGGGGGGAGGAGGAGTGCCGCCCGGTGCTCGACTGGGCCCGGGAGGCGGGGGCCTGGACCGTGGTGGACAACTGCTACGGGGAGTTTACCGGCACCCGGGAACCTCCGGCCTGGGGGGCGGACCTGGCGGCCGGGAGCCTGCTCAAGAATCCCGGCGGCGGCATCGCCCCCACCGGCGGCTATGTGACCGGCCGCCGCGAGCTGGTGGAGCGGGTGGCGGAGGGGCTGACCGCCCCCGGGCTGGGGGGCGAGGTGGGCCCGACCGGATCCGTGTTGCGCCTGATGCTGCAGGGGCTGTTTTATGCGCCCCTGGCGGTGGGGGAGGCGCTGAAAGGGACCATCTACGCCGCCGCCCTCTTCCGGGAAGCCGGGTTTGCGGTGGATCCCGAACCCGAGCGCTGGCCCCGGCACGACATCGTCGTCGCGATCCGGTTGGGGGATCCGGACCGGGTGGCCCGCTTCTGCCGGGCGGTGCAACGCTGGTCGCCGGTGGATGCGGGGGCGGTGCCCACCGGTTGGGACATGCCCGGCTATCGGGATGCGGTCATCATGGCTGCGGGGGGGTTCGTGCCCGGCGGGTCCCTGGAATTGTCCTGCGATGCCCCCTTGCGGCCGCCGTATTGGGTCTACCTGCAGGGCGGGGTCAACCGCTGGCACACGGTGCTGGCGGCGGAAGCCGCCCTGGCGGCGGTGCAGGCGGAGGCCTAA
- a CDS encoding protein of unknown function (Evidence 5 : Unknown function) — protein MLTTRTAWCFVSGRVLATLHDAGRRCLRDYPEAVDLQRGVRRLMPITAAPSPGEDGYFLLPVYELKCIFAAFVRFFNSLGEVPDSQAGAISDLLAALRVVAGLLDELQAEPARRIHFPDA, from the coding sequence ATGCTGACGACCCGTACCGCGTGGTGCTTCGTTTCCGGGCGTGTGCTGGCAACCCTGCATGATGCCGGCCGCCGCTGCCTGCGTGACTACCCCGAGGCGGTCGACCTCCAGCGCGGGGTCCGCCGGCTGATGCCCATCACCGCGGCACCCAGTCCGGGGGAGGACGGGTATTTTCTGCTGCCGGTCTATGAGCTGAAGTGCATCTTCGCCGCCTTCGTGCGCTTCTTCAACAGCCTGGGCGAAGTGCCCGACAGCCAGGCGGGGGCGATTAGCGACCTGCTGGCGGCTCTGCGGGTGGTGGCGGGGCTTTTGGATGAACTGCAGGCGGAACCGGCCCGGCGGATTCATTTTCCGGATGCCTAG
- a CDS encoding protein of unknown function (Evidence 5 : Unknown function), protein MGGQRGRRPGRPSAGFLAGPGAGGGGLGLGRRPEPAHAGGGPPDLGGVHLGTEGEAVPEGGPGVGIGECGPVLPASWRALLEAIGTGGALLGLGAAWGYGRGLRHGRQQGRAQAPLDLRRHLLQEGRCPLCGAAAAPGPRHPENESAGPVPPAVHPKAPPPPAEPPAGR, encoded by the coding sequence ATGGGTGGACAACGAGGTCGACGGCCGGGACGGCCGTCCGCCGGGTTCCTGGCGGGCCCGGGCGCTGGGGGCGGGGGCCTTGGCCTGGGCCGCCGCCCTGAGCCCGCTCATGCTGGGGGCGGCCCTCCTGACCTGGGGGGCGTTCACCTGGGGACTGAAGGGGAGGCGGTTCCGGAGGGGGGCCCCGGCGTGGGAATAGGGGAGTGCGGGCCGGTGCTTCCGGCCTCCTGGCGGGCGCTGCTGGAGGCCATCGGGACGGGGGGGGCCCTGCTAGGGCTGGGTGCGGCCTGGGGATACGGACGCGGGCTCCGGCACGGACGGCAGCAGGGACGGGCGCAGGCGCCCCTGGACCTGCGCCGGCATCTCCTGCAGGAGGGCCGCTGTCCGCTGTGCGGCGCGGCGGCCGCGCCCGGGCCTAGGCATCCGGAAAATGAATCCGCCGGGCCGGTTCCGCCTGCAGTTCATCCAAAAGCCCCGCCACCACCCGCAGAGCCGCCAGCAGGTCGCTAA
- a CDS encoding membrane protein of unknown function (Evidence 5 : Unknown function), producing MSSGIGPDLLHVLAVILTGGAIKLADDEADTVPDAAAGRPNLVLLAGGRGLTAYAGMALALAGRLDAGWTLGLFAAAYAAGMFAHPRDRLPSGLAAWQESALVLAGTAWLVRGVLAAALAVVLAVQWVDNEVDGRDGRPPGSWRARALGAGALAWAAALSPLMLGAALLTWGAFTWGLKGRRFRRGAPAWE from the coding sequence TTGTCTTCCGGCATTGGGCCTGATCTCCTGCACGTTCTGGCGGTGATCCTCACCGGGGGGGCCATCAAGCTGGCGGATGACGAGGCCGACACCGTCCCGGATGCCGCCGCCGGCCGGCCCAACCTGGTACTGCTGGCGGGGGGGCGCGGCCTCACCGCCTATGCCGGGATGGCCCTGGCCCTGGCCGGCAGGCTGGACGCGGGCTGGACCCTCGGCCTGTTCGCCGCCGCCTACGCGGCCGGCATGTTCGCGCACCCGCGCGACCGCCTGCCCAGCGGCCTCGCCGCCTGGCAGGAGTCGGCCCTGGTCCTGGCCGGGACGGCCTGGCTGGTGCGGGGGGTGCTGGCGGCGGCACTGGCGGTGGTCCTGGCGGTGCAATGGGTGGACAACGAGGTCGACGGCCGGGACGGCCGTCCGCCGGGTTCCTGGCGGGCCCGGGCGCTGGGGGCGGGGGCCTTGGCCTGGGCCGCCGCCCTGAGCCCGCTCATGCTGGGGGCGGCCCTCCTGACCTGGGGGGCGTTCACCTGGGGACTGAAGGGGAGGCGGTTCCGGAGGGGGGCCCCGGCGTGGGAATAG
- a CDS encoding G domain-containing protein gives MEAAVVGRPNTGKTLFVLNFAAYLGLATVAVDVVDSDGRVSRRQWPVARARRQWVSPLPHRTLHLQRIRLPVAAGKVRRELVLIDSPGVLDGIPAAEAVRHAMALTLETVTHSSLILHLVDASRAEAAVGPFDRELAAYAPLVGAYAVLANKMDLPAAQAGLARVRRLLPAPVLIPLSARTGRGFREVKAFVFRHWA, from the coding sequence GTGGAGGCGGCGGTGGTGGGACGCCCCAACACGGGCAAGACCCTGTTTGTGCTGAATTTCGCCGCCTACCTGGGGCTGGCCACCGTGGCGGTGGACGTGGTGGACAGCGACGGGCGGGTCAGCCGGCGGCAGTGGCCGGTGGCCCGGGCCCGCCGGCAGTGGGTTTCCCCGTTGCCCCACCGCACCCTGCACCTGCAGCGCATCCGGCTGCCGGTGGCGGCGGGCAAGGTGCGGCGGGAGCTGGTCCTCATCGACAGCCCTGGGGTGCTGGACGGTATCCCGGCCGCGGAGGCGGTGCGGCATGCCATGGCCTTGACCCTGGAGACCGTCACCCACAGCAGCCTCATCCTGCACCTGGTGGATGCCAGCCGGGCGGAGGCGGCGGTGGGCCCCTTCGACCGCGAGCTGGCCGCGTATGCCCCCCTGGTAGGGGCGTACGCGGTCCTGGCCAACAAGATGGACCTGCCGGCCGCCCAGGCGGGCCTGGCCCGGGTGCGGCGCCTGCTGCCGGCCCCGGTGTTGATTCCCCTGTCGGCGCGTACCGGCCGCGGCTTCCGGGAGGTGAAGGCCTTTGTCTTCCGGCATTGGGCCTGA
- the thrB gene encoding Homoserine kinase (modular protein) → MDSPTAVRIAVPATSANLGPGFDTLGLAINLWLEVVWEPAPQTHVHVLGEGAGDLPNDTSNLIYQVAAGVLDRLRRQPPPGGRLTIQNRIPVSRGLGSSAAAVVAGVILGHHWAGEPLDAQRCLEWAWPYEGHMDNVAPAIVGGVTLVWQGEDTQGYRRLDAPPFPIVLAVPDFKVSTRRARDILPPWVSRSDAVFNAQRVGLWVYALARHDWDVLRWAAEDRLHQAARSPLIPGLKSVLRAAQAEGAKMATLSGSGSTVLALVDGEHVVRVAEVMGEQFRAYGIRARILVTRASPKGASPLQEPPSPPADDPPAPAAALGPAGPLAGRIFSPPACISIGGTHAGRGQRHGGTVSPHGPRARGGRRPRQSGGSLPVAGGRPAAGLGRGAAAAGPRPAHRSPAGAGGDGGQRGGGAGRTRSPGGPGRGQTPGAGTDRVRGGPAGAQRPRSGGAAAGPAHDLPGGPRHRQDHGGSPVRAPVPGLGGAAARAPGGGGTGRPGGGVYRAYRPEDPRDGETCPGRRAVRGRGLLPGPGGRKGLRTRGHRCAGQGHGGPSGGISGHPGWVFGGDGVLPRHQSRPAFPFCDPPHLSRVFRPRTGGHCRPDGWGTPVPADPRSRGAAAGPPGGRPRRVAPLRRQRPSHPQLGGGRHPAAGGAARRQRAPGHPLPGGAHDPDLGRLRGEPLRWRRRWWDAPTRARPCLC, encoded by the coding sequence ATGGACAGCCCGACTGCGGTCCGCATCGCGGTGCCCGCCACCTCCGCCAATCTGGGCCCCGGGTTCGACACCCTGGGCCTGGCCATCAACCTGTGGCTGGAGGTCGTCTGGGAACCGGCTCCCCAGACCCATGTCCACGTGCTGGGCGAAGGCGCCGGGGATCTGCCCAATGATACCAGCAACCTGATTTACCAGGTGGCGGCCGGGGTGCTGGACCGCCTGCGCCGGCAGCCGCCGCCGGGGGGGCGCCTGACCATCCAGAACCGCATCCCGGTCTCCCGGGGCCTGGGCTCCAGTGCGGCCGCCGTGGTTGCCGGGGTGATTCTGGGCCACCACTGGGCGGGGGAACCGTTGGACGCCCAGCGCTGCCTGGAGTGGGCATGGCCCTATGAGGGCCACATGGATAATGTTGCTCCCGCTATCGTCGGCGGCGTGACCCTGGTCTGGCAGGGGGAGGACACCCAGGGCTACCGCCGGCTGGATGCCCCACCCTTCCCCATTGTGCTGGCGGTGCCGGACTTCAAGGTGTCCACCCGCCGGGCGCGGGACATCCTGCCCCCTTGGGTCTCGCGCAGCGATGCGGTGTTCAATGCCCAGCGGGTGGGCCTGTGGGTCTACGCGCTGGCCCGCCATGACTGGGACGTGCTGCGCTGGGCAGCGGAGGACCGCCTGCACCAGGCCGCCCGCTCCCCCCTGATTCCCGGCCTCAAGAGCGTGTTGCGGGCAGCGCAGGCGGAAGGGGCTAAGATGGCCACCCTGTCCGGGTCCGGGTCCACTGTGCTGGCGCTGGTGGACGGGGAGCATGTGGTGCGGGTGGCGGAAGTAATGGGCGAGCAGTTCCGGGCCTACGGCATCCGGGCCCGCATCCTGGTCACCCGCGCCTCCCCCAAAGGGGCGAGCCCCCTCCAGGAACCGCCTTCCCCGCCGGCCGACGATCCCCCGGCCCCGGCTGCTGCGCTTGGGCCGGCCGGTCCCCTAGCCGGCCGGATCTTTTCCCCTCCCGCCTGCATATCCATAGGGGGAACGCACGCAGGGAGGGGGCAGCGGCATGGCGGAACGGTATCCCCCCATGGCCCCCGGGCGCGAGGAGGCCGGCGGCCCCGGCAGTCCGGAGGAAGTCTTCCGGTGGCTGGAGGCAGGCCGGCTGCCGGCCTCGGCCGCGGTGCGGCGGCTGCGGGACCTCGACCCGCGCACCGCTCCCCGGCGGGCGCTGGAGGGGACGGAGGACAGCGTGGAGGCGGTGCTGGCCGAACTCGATCGCCTGGTGGGCCTGGACGAGGTCAAACGCCTGGCGCGGGAACTGACCGCGTTCGTGGAGGTCCAGCGGGTGCGCAGCGCCCGCGGTCTGGCGGCGCAGCCGCAGGTCCTGCACATGATCTTCCGGGGGGCCCCAGGCACCGGCAAGACCACGGTGGCTCGCCTGTTCGGGCGCCTGTTCCAGGCCTTGGGGGTGCTGCCGCGCGGGCACCTGGTGGAGGTGGAACGGGCCGACCTGGTGGGGGAGTATATCGGGCATACCGCCCAGAAGACCCGCGAGATGGTGAAACGTGCCCTGGGCGGCGTGCTGTTCGTGGACGAGGCCTACTCCCTGGCCCGGGGGGGCGAAAAGGACTTCGGACGCGAGGCCACCGATGTGCTGGTCAAGGCCATGGAGGACCATCGGGGGGAATTTCTGGTCATCCTGGCTGGGTATTCGGCGGAGATGGAGTACTTCCTCGGCACCAATCCCGGCCTGCGTTCCCGTTTTGCGATCCACCTCACCTTTCCCGAGTATTCCGCCCGCGAACTGGTGGCCATTGCCGCCCGGATGGTTGGGGAACGCCAGTACCGGCTGACCCCCGAAGCCGAGGAGCGGCTGCTGGCCCGCCTGGAGGGCGCCCGCGGCGGGTTGCACCCCTACGCCGGCAACGCCCGTCTCATCCGCAACTGGGTGGAGGCCGCCATCCGGCGGCAGGCGGTGCGGCTCGCCGGCAGCGGGCACCTGGACACCCTCTCCCGGGAGGCGCTCATGACCCTGACCTGGGCCGACTTCGAGGGGAGCCTCTGAGGTGGAGGCGGCGGTGGTGGGACGCCCCAACACGGGCAAGACCCTGTTTGTGCTGA
- the spoVK gene encoding mother cell sporulation ATPase (Evidence 2a : Function from experimental evidences in other organisms; PubMedId : 8464402, 22882546; Product type cp : cell process) — protein sequence MAERYPPMAPGREEAGGPGSPEEVFRWLEAGRLPASAAVRRLRDLDPRTAPRRALEGTEDSVEAVLAELDRLVGLDEVKRLARELTAFVEVQRVRSARGLAAQPQVLHMIFRGAPGTGKTTVARLFGRLFQALGVLPRGHLVEVERADLVGEYIGHTAQKTREMVKRALGGVLFVDEAYSLARGGEKDFGREATDVLVKAMEDHRGEFLVILAGYSAEMEYFLGTNPGLRSRFAIHLTFPEYSARELVAIAARMVGERQYRLTPEAEERLLARLEGARGGLHPYAGNARLIRNWVEAAIRRQAVRLAGSGHLDTLSREALMTLTWADFEGSL from the coding sequence ATGGCGGAACGGTATCCCCCCATGGCCCCCGGGCGCGAGGAGGCCGGCGGCCCCGGCAGTCCGGAGGAAGTCTTCCGGTGGCTGGAGGCAGGCCGGCTGCCGGCCTCGGCCGCGGTGCGGCGGCTGCGGGACCTCGACCCGCGCACCGCTCCCCGGCGGGCGCTGGAGGGGACGGAGGACAGCGTGGAGGCGGTGCTGGCCGAACTCGATCGCCTGGTGGGCCTGGACGAGGTCAAACGCCTGGCGCGGGAACTGACCGCGTTCGTGGAGGTCCAGCGGGTGCGCAGCGCCCGCGGTCTGGCGGCGCAGCCGCAGGTCCTGCACATGATCTTCCGGGGGGCCCCAGGCACCGGCAAGACCACGGTGGCTCGCCTGTTCGGGCGCCTGTTCCAGGCCTTGGGGGTGCTGCCGCGCGGGCACCTGGTGGAGGTGGAACGGGCCGACCTGGTGGGGGAGTATATCGGGCATACCGCCCAGAAGACCCGCGAGATGGTGAAACGTGCCCTGGGCGGCGTGCTGTTCGTGGACGAGGCCTACTCCCTGGCCCGGGGGGGCGAAAAGGACTTCGGACGCGAGGCCACCGATGTGCTGGTCAAGGCCATGGAGGACCATCGGGGGGAATTTCTGGTCATCCTGGCTGGGTATTCGGCGGAGATGGAGTACTTCCTCGGCACCAATCCCGGCCTGCGTTCCCGTTTTGCGATCCACCTCACCTTTCCCGAGTATTCCGCCCGCGAACTGGTGGCCATTGCCGCCCGGATGGTTGGGGAACGCCAGTACCGGCTGACCCCCGAAGCCGAGGAGCGGCTGCTGGCCCGCCTGGAGGGCGCCCGCGGCGGGTTGCACCCCTACGCCGGCAACGCCCGTCTCATCCGCAACTGGGTGGAGGCCGCCATCCGGCGGCAGGCGGTGCGGCTCGCCGGCAGCGGGCACCTGGACACCCTCTCCCGGGAGGCGCTCATGACCCTGACCTGGGCCGACTTCGAGGGGAGCCTCTGA
- the thrC gene encoding threonine synthase (Evidence 2a : Function from experimental evidences in other organisms; PubMedId : 3098560, 3139660, 8768250; Product type e : enzyme) encodes MQIGIIARYGTEWNLGDVEPVTLGEGNTPLVPLPHLPGEPEVWVKVEGQNPTGSFKDRGMTVAVTMARAAGKRVVICASTGNTSASAAAYGARAGLTALVVVPEGQIAPGKMLQAQMYGARIVEVEGRFDRALALVREAVATHPEWELVNSINPYRILGQESAAYEVVDALEGAPDWLLLPVGNAGNITAYFRGFRRRGRGLPRLVGVQAEGAAAMVLGRDLEHPQTVASAIQIGKPASRAYAQEAMETSGGRFLAVSDSAILEAQQALARQGIFVEPASAAPYAGYRLLAAQGVFRPSERVVLVVTGNGLKDPATALAHNPIRSVRWDGADLARLEALI; translated from the coding sequence TTGCAAATCGGCATTATCGCCCGCTACGGGACGGAATGGAATCTGGGGGATGTGGAACCGGTCACCCTGGGTGAGGGCAATACCCCCCTGGTGCCCCTACCGCACCTCCCCGGGGAACCGGAAGTGTGGGTCAAGGTGGAGGGACAGAACCCTACCGGATCCTTCAAGGACCGCGGCATGACGGTGGCGGTCACCATGGCGCGGGCGGCCGGCAAGCGGGTGGTGATCTGCGCCTCCACCGGCAACACCTCGGCCTCGGCCGCAGCCTACGGGGCCCGGGCGGGTCTGACCGCCCTGGTGGTGGTCCCCGAGGGACAGATCGCCCCCGGCAAAATGCTGCAGGCTCAGATGTACGGGGCCCGCATTGTGGAGGTGGAAGGCCGCTTCGACCGGGCACTGGCGCTGGTGCGGGAGGCGGTGGCCACCCATCCGGAATGGGAACTGGTCAATTCCATCAACCCGTACCGTATCCTGGGTCAGGAATCGGCCGCTTATGAAGTGGTGGATGCCCTGGAAGGGGCGCCGGACTGGCTGCTGCTGCCGGTCGGCAATGCCGGCAACATCACCGCCTATTTCCGCGGTTTCCGGCGGCGGGGCCGGGGGCTGCCCAGACTGGTGGGGGTCCAGGCGGAGGGGGCCGCCGCCATGGTCCTGGGGCGCGACCTTGAGCATCCCCAGACGGTGGCCAGCGCTATCCAGATCGGCAAGCCCGCCAGCCGCGCCTACGCGCAGGAGGCGATGGAAACCAGCGGCGGCCGCTTCCTGGCCGTGAGCGATTCCGCCATTCTGGAGGCCCAGCAGGCCCTGGCCCGCCAGGGTATTTTCGTGGAGCCGGCCTCGGCGGCCCCGTACGCCGGCTACCGGCTGCTGGCCGCGCAAGGGGTGTTCCGGCCCTCGGAGCGGGTGGTGCTGGTGGTGACCGGCAATGGGCTCAAGGACCCGGCCACCGCGCTGGCCCACAACCCCATCCGCAGCGTACGCTGGGACGGCGCCGACCTGGCGCGGCTGGAGGCGCTGATATAA
- a CDS encoding putative Gamma-D-glutamyl-meso-diaminopimelate peptidase (Evidence 3 : Putative function from multiple computational evidences; Product type e : enzyme) yields MADHYASRTAPVPLSAAGPRDPEGVRMRAPVLLALGSMLMSVASSGPAVPPSSSPAAGAGGPGPAAQTRRPVSPLPGQLEGGYIAVDLVHRAGTVPAAAPPPPAGRLYRIRWGDTLWGLSRRFHVPLTALEAVNHVTAGTVIEAGRDLVIPEEYTVQAGDTLPAIARRFHVPLLLLWHINGLTSDQLTPGQVLTIPYTGQVPDPVYTIPPAPDPPPALPARGLPAAPGLDARDILLLAHLIQAEAGDQPFLGQVAVGAVVLNRLHAPGYPKTVSQVIFAPGQFESVSNGTFWAPPGPSALLAAKAAAAGWDPVPGALYFYNPALTASTWMRDLPVVAEIGQQVFAR; encoded by the coding sequence ATGGCCGACCACTATGCCTCCCGCACGGCACCGGTCCCGCTCTCCGCTGCCGGCCCCCGGGACCCGGAGGGGGTGCGGATGCGGGCCCCCGTGCTCCTGGCCCTGGGGTCGATGCTGATGAGCGTGGCCTCCTCGGGGCCGGCGGTCCCACCGTCCTCCTCCCCGGCTGCGGGTGCCGGCGGCCCCGGCCCGGCAGCCCAGACCCGGCGCCCGGTTTCCCCCCTGCCGGGGCAGCTGGAGGGCGGCTATATCGCCGTGGACCTCGTGCACCGGGCCGGCACCGTCCCGGCTGCCGCCCCGCCCCCACCCGCCGGCCGCCTGTACCGGATCCGCTGGGGTGATACCTTGTGGGGACTCAGCCGGCGGTTTCACGTGCCCCTGACCGCTCTGGAGGCCGTCAACCACGTGACCGCCGGCACGGTCATCGAGGCCGGGCGCGACCTGGTGATCCCGGAGGAATACACGGTGCAGGCAGGGGACACCCTGCCCGCCATCGCCCGGCGGTTTCACGTGCCCCTCCTCCTGCTCTGGCACATCAACGGCCTGACCAGCGATCAGCTCACCCCCGGCCAGGTGTTGACCATCCCCTACACCGGTCAGGTGCCCGATCCCGTGTACACCATTCCGCCCGCCCCGGATCCGCCTCCGGCCCTGCCCGCGCGCGGGCTGCCGGCCGCGCCGGGGCTGGACGCGCGGGACATCCTGCTGCTGGCCCACCTCATCCAGGCCGAGGCCGGGGATCAGCCCTTCCTGGGGCAGGTAGCGGTAGGCGCGGTGGTGCTCAATCGCCTGCACGCCCCGGGGTATCCTAAGACCGTCTCCCAGGTCATTTTTGCCCCCGGCCAGTTTGAGTCGGTGAGCAACGGGACCTTCTGGGCCCCGCCCGGCCCGTCCGCCCTGCTGGCGGCCAAGGCGGCGGCCGCAGGCTGGGACCCGGTCCCGGGCGCGCTCTACTTCTACAATCCAGCCCTGACTGCCTCCACCTGGATGCGCGACCTGCCGGTGGTGGCCGAAATCGGCCAGCAGGTCTTCGCCCGGTGA
- the miaA gene encoding delta(2)-isopentenylpyrophosphate tRNA-adenosine transferase (Evidence 2a : Function from experimental evidences in other organisms; PubMedId : 1594459, 1999389, 2020545, 2656644; Product type e : enzyme), whose protein sequence is MAAPPERPGPVVVLAGPTAAGKTALSLALARVLPVEIVSADSAAVYRGLDIGTAKPSAADRARVPHHLVDVADPREPFSVADYQRLGRLALDDILVRGRIPLVVGGSGLWIRALLWDYRFPPEEPERLAWRRRVEEFAERWGWERVRRLALLADPGAAGIHPADHRRLSRVLEVFWGTGEVPARSRGEARYRVVFWVLTRPRAELRRRIAERAAAQLAAGLQAETAALLTAGVPPRAQSLTALGYRECVDWLYGRLADAELLPVLIRHTARYAKRQLTWFRAEPDARWLDLSRLDPEEAVARIAASVHPAPGFRA, encoded by the coding sequence TTGGCCGCTCCTCCTGAGCGCCCGGGGCCGGTGGTGGTGCTGGCGGGCCCCACCGCGGCAGGCAAGACCGCCTTAAGCCTGGCCTTGGCCCGGGTGCTGCCGGTGGAGATTGTTTCAGCCGATTCCGCCGCCGTCTACCGGGGATTGGACATCGGCACCGCCAAGCCCTCTGCCGCCGACCGCGCCCGGGTACCCCATCATCTGGTGGATGTGGCGGATCCCCGGGAACCCTTCTCGGTGGCTGACTACCAGCGGCTGGGCCGCCTGGCGTTGGATGACATCCTGGTCCGCGGCCGTATCCCCCTGGTCGTGGGGGGAAGCGGGCTCTGGATCCGGGCTCTGCTCTGGGATTACCGCTTTCCGCCCGAGGAGCCGGAGCGCCTGGCCTGGCGGCGCCGGGTGGAAGAGTTCGCCGAGCGGTGGGGCTGGGAACGGGTCCGCCGGCTGGCGCTGCTGGCCGACCCCGGGGCGGCGGGCATCCATCCCGCCGACCACCGGCGCCTGTCCCGCGTGCTGGAGGTGTTCTGGGGGACGGGGGAGGTCCCGGCGCGCAGCCGGGGGGAGGCCCGGTACCGGGTGGTCTTCTGGGTGCTGACCCGGCCGCGGGCCGAATTGCGCCGGCGCATTGCCGAACGGGCGGCAGCCCAGCTGGCGGCCGGCCTGCAGGCGGAAACCGCGGCCCTGCTGACGGCAGGGGTACCGCCGCGGGCGCAAAGCCTCACCGCTCTCGGCTACCGGGAATGCGTCGACTGGCTCTACGGCCGGCTGGCGGATGCCGAACTGCTGCCGGTGCTCATCCGCCACACCGCCCGCTATGCCAAGCGCCAGCTGACCTGGTTCCGGGCTGAGCCCGACGCGCGCTGGCTCGACCTGTCCCGGCTGGACCCGGAGGAAGCGGTGGCCCGGATCGCGGCCTCGGTGCACCCGGCCCCCGGCTTCCGGGCGTAG